A section of the Metabacillus endolithicus genome encodes:
- a CDS encoding B12-binding domain-containing radical SAM protein encodes MKTVLSTLNAKYIHTSLSIRYLKAYAQPEYEVELAEYTIKDPAMNIVTDLHAKKPEIIGFSCYIWNIEETIKVIKMLKKINPSLIIVLGGPEVTYDTKEWMDKIPEVDFIIIGEGEQSFKQLLDELNGEQNFDNVSGIAYREENKVQIKPQRNKVDLKVLPSPFRFEEDLQHLSKRVTYIETSRGCPFSCQFCLSSIEVGVRYFDREKVKEDIRFLMENGAKTIKFVDRTFNISRSYAMEMFQFLIDEHKPGTVFQFEITADIMRPEVIQFLNDHAPKGLFRFEIGVQSTNDATNELVMRKQNFNKLTRTVTMVKEGGKIDQHLDLIAGLPEENYDSFKKTFNDVFELRPEELQLGFLKMLRGTGLRLRAEHHGYVYMDHSPYEILKNNVLSFDDITKIKHLEDVLEKYWNDHRMDETIEYLVTHLFQTPFDFFQDFGTYWDEKGWTRIGHQLEDLYKHLYDFLGSNKRNELTIASGFMKYDYLRNQNYKPRKPWWSETLSKQERSKIYHSVLENPLLLGEEFAKKQFSEKDLFKHTVLETLPFNLDHYLKTGKIINENSFVLVHYDAIHSNTTVYTVLSSELDTKVS; translated from the coding sequence ATGAAAACTGTTTTATCGACGCTTAATGCTAAGTATATTCATACAAGCTTATCAATCCGTTACTTAAAAGCCTATGCACAACCTGAATACGAAGTTGAACTGGCAGAATACACAATAAAAGATCCTGCCATGAATATCGTAACAGATTTACACGCTAAGAAGCCTGAAATTATCGGTTTTAGCTGTTATATATGGAATATTGAAGAAACAATAAAAGTGATTAAAATGCTTAAGAAAATTAATCCTTCTTTGATTATTGTTTTAGGTGGCCCTGAAGTTACCTACGATACTAAAGAGTGGATGGATAAAATTCCAGAGGTTGATTTCATTATCATAGGTGAAGGAGAGCAATCGTTCAAGCAGCTACTGGATGAATTAAATGGGGAACAAAACTTTGATAATGTTAGTGGGATAGCTTACCGCGAGGAAAATAAGGTGCAGATTAAACCGCAACGAAACAAAGTTGACCTAAAGGTTCTACCTTCTCCATTTCGCTTTGAAGAAGACCTCCAACACCTTTCAAAACGCGTAACATATATTGAAACAAGTCGTGGTTGTCCATTTAGCTGTCAGTTCTGCCTGTCCTCCATTGAAGTTGGAGTTCGTTATTTTGATCGTGAAAAAGTGAAAGAAGATATTCGTTTTCTTATGGAGAATGGTGCAAAAACGATAAAATTTGTTGATCGTACCTTTAACATTAGTCGTAGTTATGCAATGGAAATGTTTCAATTTCTTATTGATGAGCATAAACCAGGTACTGTTTTTCAGTTTGAGATTACAGCAGACATTATGAGACCGGAAGTTATCCAATTTTTAAATGATCATGCCCCAAAGGGTTTGTTCCGTTTTGAAATTGGTGTTCAGTCGACAAATGATGCTACAAACGAACTTGTTATGAGAAAACAAAACTTTAATAAGCTAACAAGAACGGTGACAATGGTAAAAGAAGGCGGAAAGATTGATCAGCATCTTGATCTAATTGCAGGTCTGCCTGAGGAAAATTATGATTCATTTAAGAAAACATTTAATGACGTATTTGAACTTCGTCCTGAAGAGCTTCAACTAGGTTTCTTAAAGATGCTTAGAGGCACAGGATTACGCCTTCGTGCTGAACATCACGGCTATGTTTATATGGATCATTCTCCGTATGAAATTCTTAAAAATAATGTTCTATCCTTTGATGATATTACGAAAATCAAACACCTTGAAGATGTGTTGGAGAAATATTGGAATGACCATCGAATGGATGAAACCATTGAATATTTAGTAACACATCTTTTCCAAACCCCATTTGATTTCTTTCAGGATTTTGGGACATATTGGGATGAAAAAGGATGGACAAGAATTGGCCATCAACTTGAAGATTTGTATAAACACTTATATGATTTCCTTGGAAGCAATAAGAGAAACGAGTTAACAATTGCCAGCGGCTTTATGAAGTATGATTATTTACGAAACCAAAATTATAAACCTCGTAAGCCTTGGTGGAGTGAAACTTTATCAAAACAAGAAAGAAGTAAGATCTATCACTCAGTTCTAGAAAACCCTCTTCTTTTAGGAGAAGAATTTGCTAAAAAACAGTTCTCTGAAAAAGATTTATTTAAACATACTGTGTTAGAAACTTTACCATTTAATTTAGATCATTACTTGAAGACAGGTAAGATTATAAATGAAAACTCCTTTGTACTTGTTCATTATGACGCTATTCATTCAAACACAACCGTTTATACAGTACTTTCAAGTGAGCTTGATACAAAAGTTAGCTAA
- a CDS encoding acyltransferase family protein has translation MKNRVSYFDNAKFLLIFLVVFGHVIRPFIDESPIMMTIYKFLYTFHMPAFILISGYFAKGFKKKGYVSKIAKKLILPYLIFQGIYSVYYFFVEKQNANVLDPLDPHWSLWFLVSLFFWNLFLFGATRLSATWSLAIAFIIGLSVGYLEDISNYLSLSRTFVFFPLFLLGFYLKREHFDYITRVHVRGVAFFLLSITFITYFFADFDYEWLFGSKSYAQFGDLTIGSAFIRLGFYSLTLVTSLSFLALIPTKQTFFTEWGTRTFYVYLLHGFIIQYMRNTHAVDWMGDFQSIVLLTTLSILLTSILSTKVVKELTSPFIEMKPSGIHYYLKSLSLK, from the coding sequence ATGAAAAATCGTGTTAGCTATTTTGATAATGCAAAATTCTTATTAATTTTTTTAGTTGTTTTTGGTCATGTTATCCGGCCGTTTATAGATGAAAGTCCAATCATGATGACCATATATAAATTTCTCTATACCTTCCATATGCCTGCGTTTATCCTTATCTCAGGGTATTTCGCAAAAGGGTTTAAGAAAAAAGGATATGTAAGCAAAATCGCTAAAAAACTAATACTTCCTTATCTTATTTTTCAAGGAATCTATTCGGTATATTACTTTTTTGTTGAGAAACAAAATGCAAATGTTCTTGATCCACTAGACCCTCACTGGTCTTTATGGTTTTTAGTTAGTTTGTTTTTCTGGAATCTTTTTTTATTTGGTGCAACGAGGCTTTCCGCTACATGGTCGCTTGCGATTGCCTTTATTATCGGGCTTTCAGTTGGGTATTTAGAAGATATAAGTAATTACTTAAGTCTATCTAGAACATTCGTGTTCTTTCCCCTATTTTTACTAGGTTTTTACCTAAAAAGAGAACATTTTGACTATATAACAAGAGTGCATGTTAGAGGAGTCGCATTCTTCCTATTATCTATTACCTTTATTACTTATTTCTTTGCTGATTTTGATTATGAATGGCTATTTGGCTCAAAGTCATATGCACAATTCGGTGATCTGACAATAGGCAGTGCATTTATTCGGTTAGGATTCTACAGTTTAACTCTTGTAACTTCTCTTAGCTTTTTAGCATTGATTCCTACAAAACAGACCTTTTTCACGGAATGGGGCACTAGAACATTTTATGTTTATCTGTTACATGGCTTTATCATTCAATATATGAGAAACACACATGCCGTAGATTGGATGGGAGATTTTCAAAGTATAGTTCTGCTAACAACATTATCTATACTTTTAACATCAATTTTATCAACTAAGGTTGTAAAAGAATTAACAAGTCCCTTTATAGAGATGAAACCTTCAGGAATTCATTATTACTTAAAGAGCTTGTCACTTAAATAG